The genomic stretch CCGCGCGGCGTGAACACCGGCCATGCTCCCGCAGGTCACGGCCTGGAATACGCCGGCGCCCGTGATGGGGTGCGTCTGACCCGCCGCGTCGCCGGCGAGAAGAACGTTGTCCCGTGTTATCGCCCTGATGGGTTCCGCGGGAACCCATCCCGCGGTTCCGCCCAGGACCTTCTCCTGGATCTTCTTGGCTTTTATCAGCCGGCCCAGAAATCCCTCAAGCACTACCCTAAGGGACGGCCGGCCGTCCCCTCCCGGAATCATACCCAGGCCCACGTTGGCTTCAGACCCTTTGGGGAACAGCCATCCATAGCCGCCCCGGATTTCGCTATGAAAGTAGACCTCGCCGAACTCGAGGGGACTCACTAGGGGCGCCGTTATTTGGACGGCGGGAATCCGATGACGGTTTTCGGATCCGATCCATCGGGCCACGCGGGAATGAGGACCGTCCGCCCCGACGATCACCTTGGCCCTGACCTCGAACAGCCTCCCGTTGTTCTTCAGGAGCACTTCAGCGTTCTTCCGGGACACCGCGCTAGTGGCGAGCATGAATTCCGCCCCGGCCCCGGCGGCGGCTCTAGCCAGCGCCTGATCGAACACATCACGCCGTATGGTGAACCCCGGGGCCCGCGTTTCCGTTTCTTCTCCGTTTTGAAGGACGGTCCTTAACCCTCGCACTCGTTGAACCACGTAATCCCGTCCGACATCCACTTCTTTCAGAAGAGGCGCAGGAATCAGCTCGGCGCATCGAACGGGCAGGCCCACCTTGGAACGACGTTCGACCACCAGCACCCGCGCTCCCTCCCGGACGGCTGCGCGCGCGGCCGAACACCCTGCCGGTCCCGCTCCCACCACGAGAACATCGGTTTCCGTAATTTTCGGGTTCATGAGGTTTGCGCCTTTTTCGATGACTCCACCAGCTCCGGTTGCGACGCGACAGCGGCGCAA from Deltaproteobacteria bacterium encodes the following:
- a CDS encoding NAD(P)/FAD-dependent oxidoreductase, with the translated sequence MNPKITETDVLVVGAGPAGCSAARAAVREGARVLVVERRSKVGLPVRCAELIPAPLLKEVDVGRDYVVQRVRGLRTVLQNGEETETRAPGFTIRRDVFDQALARAAAGAGAEFMLATSAVSRKNAEVLLKNNGRLFEVRAKVIVGADGPHSRVARWIGSENRHRIPAVQITAPLVSPLEFGEVYFHSEIRGGYGWLFPKGSEANVGLGMIPGGDGRPSLRVVLEGFLGRLIKAKKIQEKVLGGTAGWVPAEPIRAITRDNVLLAGDAAGQTHPITGAGVFQAVTCGSMAGVHAARAAEAGDLTLLSRYEQEWLSLFGHSHQRAVERRRRLENEWFRLDEIIKHCWIAFREYYSEVNGES